The following are encoded in a window of Cupriavidus oxalaticus genomic DNA:
- a CDS encoding DUF3318 domain-containing protein — MTTLEPDEGAKERNRREHARPVRFTQEVRLPLEVRKELLLTRAALERHDCVQALHQVRGGARRLGNIASWLPRIARPGSWMKVAGVTKDYPLLSTAVTLALPLLRRTPVLRWTWKLSKVGLAAGAAYWVYNTWRDARRQAIPPATAPDTTASPAPGAAPADTGFRDPLVP; from the coding sequence ATGACCACCCTGGAACCCGACGAAGGCGCCAAGGAGCGCAACCGCCGCGAGCATGCCCGGCCTGTCCGCTTCACGCAGGAAGTCCGTTTGCCACTCGAGGTGCGCAAGGAGCTGCTGCTCACGCGCGCGGCGCTGGAACGCCACGACTGCGTGCAGGCGCTGCACCAGGTACGCGGCGGCGCGCGCCGGCTGGGCAACATCGCCAGCTGGCTGCCGCGCATCGCGCGGCCCGGCTCGTGGATGAAGGTGGCGGGCGTGACCAAGGACTACCCGCTGCTGAGCACCGCGGTGACGCTGGCGCTGCCGCTGCTCCGGCGCACGCCGGTGCTGCGCTGGACCTGGAAGCTGTCCAAGGTCGGCCTGGCGGCTGGCGCGGCATACTGGGTCTACAACACCTGGCGCGATGCCAGACGGCAGGCAATTCCGCCTGCCACCGCGCCGGACACCACGGCTTCCCCGGCACCGGGCGCGGCTCCGGCCGACACCGGCTTCCGCGACCCGCTCGTCCCCTGA